The following coding sequences are from one Streptomyces angustmyceticus window:
- a CDS encoding DUF6126 family protein: MPDQTTPASPPPAGPPPEAGPAARTYKEDAPPRGLYVRVFIYVVASHVLLAFLSFLVIVAKTR, from the coding sequence GTGCCTGATCAGACCACTCCTGCCAGTCCTCCGCCGGCCGGGCCGCCGCCCGAGGCGGGGCCCGCCGCCCGGACGTACAAGGAGGACGCGCCGCCGCGCGGGCTCTATGTGCGGGTGTTCATCTATGTCGTGGCGTCGCATGTGCTGTTGGCGTTCTTGAGCTTCCTGGTGATCGTCGCCAAGACGCGGTGA
- a CDS encoding DUF5955 family protein — MTGGQGDPRVQELRGAVARLRRQLAVLPGELPDRAAADDELAALDAMVSHGLPEVPRLRRSLLLIAGAVGSVSALSPALAEVREGIDRFGGLPRPW; from the coding sequence GTGACCGGGGGTCAGGGCGACCCGCGTGTCCAGGAGCTGCGCGGGGCGGTGGCCCGGCTGCGCAGGCAACTGGCCGTACTCCCCGGGGAGTTACCGGACCGGGCGGCCGCCGACGACGAGCTGGCCGCGCTGGACGCGATGGTGAGCCACGGGCTGCCGGAGGTGCCGCGGCTGCGCCGTTCGCTCCTGCTGATCGCCGGGGCGGTCGGATCGGTGAGCGCGCTCTCGCCGGCGCTCGCGGAGGTGCGCGAGGGGATCGACCGCTTCGGCGGGCTGCCGCGCCCCTGGTGA
- a CDS encoding aspartate/glutamate racemase family protein, with protein MRILVMNPNTTASMTASIRATATAAAAPGTEILATEPLWGPESIEGHFEGYLSAAAVLDRLATLDTPF; from the coding sequence ATGCGCATTCTCGTCATGAACCCGAACACCACGGCTTCCATGACTGCCTCCATCCGCGCCACGGCCACCGCGGCCGCCGCCCCGGGCACCGAGATCCTCGCCACCGAACCCCTGTGGGGCCCGGAGTCGATCGAGGGCCACTTCGAGGGCTACCTCAGCGCCGCGGCCGTCCTGGACCGGCTCGCCACCCTCGACACCCCCTTCTGA
- a CDS encoding NAD(P)-dependent oxidoreductase, whose product MTQNALGKTSVTLLGLGAMGTALARTWLAAGHPVTVWNRTPARAAALAAEGARVADGAAAAVAANTLVVVCLLDDTSVDEVLAGTDLAGKDLVNLTTSTPAQARGRARWARERGARYLDGGIMAVPPMIGVPEAGGYVFYSGSRELFERHRETLGAPVGTTYVGEDAGFAALYDVALLSAMYGMFAGAAHAFALIRKEDIDPAALAPLLADWLVAMAPAVHRTAGQLRSGDYTEGVGSTLAMQVAGTPTFLSTAEQQGVSPELLSPYFALMRHRLSEGSGEEDLTGVIDLLVRRPGT is encoded by the coding sequence ATGACACAGAACGCTCTCGGAAAGACTTCCGTCACGCTGCTGGGCCTCGGCGCGATGGGCACCGCACTGGCCCGTACCTGGCTGGCCGCCGGCCACCCGGTCACCGTCTGGAACCGCACCCCGGCCCGCGCCGCCGCGCTCGCCGCCGAGGGCGCGCGGGTCGCGGACGGCGCCGCCGCGGCGGTCGCGGCCAACACCCTGGTCGTCGTCTGCCTGTTGGACGACACCTCGGTCGACGAGGTGCTGGCCGGCACCGACCTGGCCGGCAAGGACCTGGTCAACCTGACCACCAGCACCCCGGCCCAGGCCCGCGGCCGCGCCCGGTGGGCCCGCGAACGGGGCGCCCGCTACCTGGACGGCGGGATCATGGCCGTACCTCCGATGATCGGCGTCCCGGAAGCCGGCGGCTACGTCTTCTACAGCGGCTCGCGGGAGCTGTTCGAGCGGCACCGGGAGACCCTGGGCGCCCCGGTCGGCACCACGTACGTCGGCGAGGACGCGGGCTTCGCGGCCCTGTACGACGTGGCCCTGCTCAGCGCCATGTACGGGATGTTCGCCGGTGCCGCGCACGCCTTCGCCCTGATCCGCAAGGAGGACATCGACCCGGCGGCGCTCGCCCCGCTGCTCGCCGACTGGCTCGTCGCGATGGCCCCGGCGGTGCACCGGACCGCCGGCCAGTTGCGGAGCGGCGACTACACCGAGGGAGTCGGCTCCACCCTCGCCATGCAGGTGGCCGGGACCCCGACCTTCCTGAGCACCGCCGAGCAGCAGGGCGTCAGCCCGGAACTGCTCAGCCCCTACTTCGCCCTGATGCGCCACCGCCTGTCCGAGGGCAGCGGCGAGGAGGACCTGACGGGCGTGATCGACCTGCTGGTGCGCCGACCGGGCACCTGA
- a CDS encoding NCS1 family nucleobase:cation symporter-1, which produces MGHAGHRTGVPYPVLARASWGVYGANIPALLRAVMAVAWYGIQTWLASTAVVLLTLQIAPGLAVHHHNSVLGLSTLGWIAFLLMWGLQAVLLTRGMEFIRKVQDFATGPVVWLVVLALAVYLVVRAGGDISLTRSLTGLSGSAQVEQSLIAVSLTVATFLTLVLNYADFARFTPDHRSYRRGNLIGLPVNFTAFAVVAVLVTAGTISVFGEAVYDPVKVIQKIDNPVVTVIGALAFIVATIGINVVANFVSPAYDFANLAPKHLDFKRGGMITAVLAIVVMPWKLYSSALVIQYFLGALGAFLGPLVAILLVDYHLVRRGRIDVDALFSADARGAYFYRRGYNPKAAAAFLPAAAVCAVLALVPAFDVVAPFSWIVGMGLAGALYALLSRRERAAAGTVPVPEEIIPSQVSAAVAAKAAAPEGARPPAPPVPVEGS; this is translated from the coding sequence ATGGGGCACGCCGGGCACCGGACCGGCGTCCCCTACCCGGTCCTCGCCCGCGCCAGCTGGGGCGTCTACGGCGCCAACATCCCCGCCCTGCTGCGCGCGGTGATGGCCGTGGCCTGGTACGGCATCCAGACCTGGCTGGCCTCGACCGCGGTGGTCCTGCTGACGCTGCAGATCGCGCCGGGGCTGGCGGTCCACCACCACAACTCGGTGCTGGGGCTGTCCACGCTGGGCTGGATCGCGTTCCTGCTGATGTGGGGGCTGCAGGCGGTCCTGCTGACCCGGGGGATGGAGTTCATCCGCAAGGTCCAGGACTTCGCGACCGGTCCGGTGGTCTGGCTGGTCGTCCTCGCGCTCGCGGTGTACCTGGTCGTCAGGGCCGGCGGCGACATCTCGCTGACCCGCAGCCTCACCGGCCTCAGCGGCTCCGCGCAGGTCGAGCAGAGCCTGATCGCGGTCAGCCTGACCGTCGCCACCTTCCTGACGCTGGTCCTGAACTACGCCGACTTCGCCCGCTTCACCCCCGACCACCGCTCCTACCGGCGCGGCAATCTGATCGGGCTGCCGGTGAACTTCACCGCCTTCGCCGTGGTCGCCGTCCTCGTCACCGCGGGCACCATCTCCGTCTTCGGCGAGGCGGTCTACGACCCGGTGAAGGTGATCCAGAAGATCGACAACCCGGTGGTCACGGTCATCGGGGCGCTGGCCTTCATCGTCGCCACCATCGGCATCAACGTCGTCGCCAACTTCGTCTCGCCCGCCTACGACTTCGCCAACCTCGCCCCGAAGCACCTCGACTTCAAGCGCGGCGGCATGATCACCGCGGTGCTGGCGATCGTCGTCATGCCCTGGAAGCTCTACTCGTCCGCGCTGGTGATCCAGTACTTCCTGGGGGCGCTCGGCGCCTTCCTCGGGCCGCTGGTGGCGATCCTGCTCGTCGACTACCACCTGGTGCGGCGCGGGCGGATCGACGTCGACGCGCTGTTCTCGGCCGACGCCCGGGGCGCGTACTTCTACCGCAGGGGCTACAACCCGAAGGCCGCGGCCGCCTTCCTGCCGGCCGCCGCGGTCTGCGCCGTGCTTGCCCTGGTCCCGGCCTTCGACGTGGTCGCGCCGTTCTCCTGGATCGTCGGCATGGGGCTCGCCGGCGCGCTCTACGCCCTGCTCTCCCGTCGCGAGCGGGCCGCGGCGGGCACCGTTCCGGTCCCGGAGGAGATCATCCCGTCGCAGGTCAGCGCGGCCGTGGCGGCCAAGGCCGCGGCGCCGGAGGGGGCCCGGCCGCCGGCCCCGCCGGTGCCCGTCGAGGGGTCTTGA
- a CDS encoding IclR family transcriptional regulator, whose translation MPPSSASTSAAEAKPAGASGGVQSLERAFDLLERMADAGGEVGLSELSTSSGLPLPTIHRLMRTLVACGYVRQQPNRRYALGPRLIRLGESSARLLGTWARPFLARLVEETGETANMALLDGDEIVYVAQVPSRHAVRMFTEVGRRVLPHSTGVGKALLAHHAPEEVRALLGRTGMPAATEKTITDPDRFLEALADVRRLGYAVDDNEQEIGVRCLAVPVPNSPTSAAISISGPTGRVTEAATDKIVPVLQDVAAQLSVALANQTPA comes from the coding sequence GTGCCGCCGTCCAGCGCCAGCACCTCCGCCGCCGAAGCCAAGCCCGCGGGCGCCAGCGGCGGCGTCCAGTCCCTCGAGCGCGCCTTCGACCTGCTGGAGCGGATGGCCGACGCCGGCGGCGAGGTCGGCCTGAGCGAGCTGTCCACCAGCAGCGGGCTGCCGCTGCCCACCATCCACCGCCTGATGCGCACCCTCGTCGCCTGCGGCTACGTCCGGCAGCAGCCCAACCGCCGCTACGCGCTGGGCCCCCGCCTGATCCGGCTGGGCGAGAGCTCCGCACGGCTGCTGGGCACGTGGGCGCGGCCCTTCCTGGCGCGCCTGGTCGAGGAGACCGGCGAGACCGCCAACATGGCGCTGCTCGACGGCGACGAGATCGTCTACGTCGCCCAGGTCCCGTCGCGGCACGCGGTGCGGATGTTCACCGAGGTCGGCCGGCGGGTGCTGCCGCACTCCACCGGCGTCGGCAAGGCCCTACTGGCCCATCACGCCCCGGAGGAGGTCCGCGCCCTCCTCGGCCGTACGGGCATGCCCGCCGCCACCGAGAAGACGATCACCGACCCGGACCGCTTCCTGGAAGCGCTCGCCGACGTCCGCCGCCTGGGCTACGCGGTCGACGACAACGAGCAGGAGATCGGCGTCCGCTGCCTCGCCGTGCCGGTTCCCAACTCCCCCACCTCGGCGGCGATCTCCATCTCCGGACCGACCGGGCGGGTGACCGAGGCCGCGACGGACAAGATCGTCCCAGTGCTGCAGGACGTCGCGGCACAGCTTTCGGTGGCGCTGGCGAACCAGACGCCGGCGTAG
- a CDS encoding helix-turn-helix domain-containing protein — protein sequence MTEFPDGPAGTVPEDLSTVAPRLRDLRRRSGLTLETAARLVGLSPAHLSRLETNQRQPSLPMLLALARTYGTTVSDLLGETAAERDPIVRAGRTEPSEAGGWTYWTVGGAGRAMQALRVHVPQRAQGELVRVHPGEEWLYVLEGRLRLTLGAAVHVLDPGDAAHFDSLTPHRIAAAGPGGVVLLFVHTLLQSGAAELCLGDDARRRGL from the coding sequence ATGACCGAGTTCCCCGACGGGCCCGCCGGCACAGTGCCGGAGGACCTGTCCACCGTCGCGCCGCGCCTTCGTGATCTGCGCAGGCGCAGTGGTCTCACGCTGGAGACCGCGGCCCGGCTGGTGGGGCTCTCGCCCGCGCACCTGTCGCGGCTGGAGACCAACCAGCGGCAGCCGTCGCTGCCGATGCTGCTGGCGCTGGCCCGTACGTACGGCACCACGGTATCCGACCTGCTCGGCGAGACCGCCGCGGAGCGGGACCCCATCGTGCGCGCGGGCCGTACGGAGCCGTCGGAGGCCGGCGGCTGGACGTACTGGACCGTGGGCGGCGCCGGGCGGGCGATGCAGGCGCTGCGGGTCCATGTGCCCCAGCGGGCGCAGGGCGAGCTGGTGCGGGTGCACCCGGGCGAGGAGTGGCTGTACGTCCTGGAGGGGCGGCTGCGGCTGACGCTCGGCGCGGCGGTGCATGTGCTGGACCCGGGCGACGCCGCGCACTTCGACTCGCTGACGCCGCACCGGATCGCCGCCGCCGGACCGGGCGGGGTGGTCCTGCTGTTCGTCCACACGCTGCTGCAGAGCGGGGCCGCCGAGCTGTGCCTCGGCGACGACGCCAGGCGCCGCGGGCTGTGA
- a CDS encoding beta-N-acetylglucosaminidase domain-containing protein, with protein MHRTRTAAATALATALAVLPLTGMAGPPGAGGPTSGHHGPRDSHKAAVSRPLSPVPRSVRSRSDQVTVTPSVTVVAGPDTDRPALAVVEKALADAGAARVVRAGRAPGGGQLTVYVDGAGAARTLRALGARGSDGLPAEGYALAVGAGRIALSGKDATGTYYAAQTLRQLLPHRARPGARIPGTAVRDWPATPLRGVIEGFYGTPWSHAARLDQLDFYGAHKMNLYAYSPKDDPYLRAKWRDPYPADRLAQLKELVDRAHQRHVEFTYALSPGLSVCYSSDADLKALTAKFETLWDIGVRTFAVPLDDISYTDWNCAADKDAFGTGGGAAGAAQAHLLNRLQREFIAGHPGAAPLQMVPTEYYDVKPSPYKEALAARLDKDVLVEWTGVGVIAPTMTVAQARRAREVFGHPILTWDNYPVNDYVTSRLLLGPFNGREKGLPEQLAGITANPMIQPAASKLALYTVADYAWNDAAYDARASWTAAIGELAGGDARTARALRAFADAQYASSLNPRQAPELSAAIERFGGDGDARRLDGVLRSLQEAPAVLRERLADRGFVQDSGPWLDATRAWGTAARTALRLVEAVRAGDGPTAWQLRQRIPELVRTARSFVYVDMAGKRVPVVVADGVLDTFVEDAVAAHDASLGLAGRPKGATDLPVHQDNAVSRMTDGDDATCFWSGAAPGAGSFVELDLRAERPLGAVRLAMGKSGSPDDYLRHGVLEYSSDHENWHPLAAFDQRAEVRAEPPAGTSARYVRARATRAQDTWLVVREFTVAGAGAAAVAGGPPAAPGSALRSAGDGDPATAYRAARAAQPGEALEFTPDAPRAARSVTVLRPQGAPAGAADVEVRTGGAWRGIGTLSGAWTRLGAGGGAVGGVRLVWRAGPATPEVNEVILR; from the coding sequence ATGCACCGTACGCGCACCGCGGCGGCCACGGCACTGGCCACGGCCCTGGCCGTGCTCCCCCTGACGGGCATGGCGGGGCCGCCGGGCGCCGGCGGCCCGACGTCCGGGCACCACGGCCCCCGGGACAGCCACAAAGCGGCCGTGTCCCGCCCCCTCTCCCCCGTGCCCCGCTCCGTCCGCAGCCGGTCCGACCAGGTCACCGTCACGCCCTCCGTGACCGTCGTCGCCGGTCCTGACACCGACCGCCCGGCGCTGGCCGTCGTCGAGAAGGCCCTGGCGGACGCCGGTGCGGCCCGGGTGGTGCGGGCCGGACGGGCGCCGGGCGGCGGGCAGTTGACGGTGTACGTGGACGGCGCGGGCGCGGCCCGGACGCTGCGGGCCCTGGGGGCGCGGGGCAGCGACGGGCTGCCGGCGGAGGGCTACGCGCTGGCCGTCGGCGCGGGCCGGATCGCCCTGTCCGGCAAGGACGCCACCGGTACGTACTACGCCGCGCAGACCCTGCGGCAGCTGCTGCCCCACCGGGCGCGGCCGGGCGCCCGGATACCGGGCACCGCCGTACGGGACTGGCCGGCCACCCCGCTGCGCGGCGTCATCGAGGGCTTCTACGGCACCCCGTGGTCGCACGCGGCCCGGCTCGACCAGCTCGACTTCTACGGGGCGCACAAGATGAACCTCTACGCGTACTCGCCCAAGGACGACCCCTACCTGCGGGCGAAGTGGCGCGATCCCTACCCCGCGGACCGGCTCGCGCAGCTCAAGGAGCTGGTGGACCGGGCGCACCAGCGGCATGTGGAGTTCACCTACGCGCTCTCCCCGGGGCTGTCGGTCTGCTACAGCTCCGACGCGGACCTCAAGGCGCTGACCGCCAAGTTCGAAACACTGTGGGACATCGGTGTGCGGACCTTCGCGGTGCCGCTGGACGACATCAGCTACACGGACTGGAACTGCGCCGCGGACAAGGACGCGTTCGGGACCGGCGGCGGCGCGGCGGGGGCGGCACAGGCCCATCTGCTCAACCGCCTCCAGCGGGAGTTCATCGCCGGGCATCCGGGAGCGGCGCCGCTGCAGATGGTGCCGACCGAGTACTACGACGTGAAGCCGTCGCCGTACAAGGAGGCGCTGGCCGCCCGGCTGGACAAGGACGTGCTGGTCGAGTGGACGGGGGTGGGGGTGATCGCGCCGACGATGACCGTCGCCCAGGCGCGGCGGGCGCGGGAGGTGTTCGGGCACCCGATCCTGACGTGGGACAACTATCCGGTCAACGACTATGTGACCAGCCGGCTGCTGCTCGGGCCGTTCAACGGGCGGGAGAAGGGGCTGCCGGAACAGCTGGCGGGGATCACCGCGAACCCGATGATCCAGCCTGCCGCGTCCAAGCTCGCGCTGTACACGGTGGCCGACTACGCGTGGAACGACGCCGCGTACGACGCCCGTGCCTCGTGGACCGCGGCGATCGGTGAGCTGGCCGGCGGCGACGCCCGCACGGCACGGGCGCTGCGGGCCTTCGCCGACGCCCAGTACGCCTCCTCGCTCAATCCGCGGCAGGCACCCGAACTGTCCGCCGCCATCGAGCGGTTCGGCGGGGACGGGGACGCGCGGCGGCTGGACGGGGTGCTGCGGTCCCTGCAGGAGGCGCCGGCGGTGCTGCGGGAGCGGCTCGCCGACCGGGGGTTCGTCCAGGACAGCGGGCCCTGGCTGGACGCCACCCGCGCCTGGGGCACCGCGGCGCGCACCGCCCTGCGGCTGGTCGAGGCGGTGCGGGCGGGCGACGGCCCGACGGCCTGGCAACTGCGTCAGCGGATACCGGAGTTGGTGCGGACCGCCAGGTCGTTCGTCTACGTGGACATGGCGGGGAAGCGGGTTCCGGTGGTGGTGGCGGACGGGGTGCTGGACACCTTCGTCGAGGACGCGGTGGCCGCGCACGACGCGTCGCTGGGCCTCGCCGGCCGCCCGAAGGGGGCCACGGACCTGCCGGTCCACCAGGACAACGCGGTGTCCCGGATGACCGACGGCGACGACGCCACCTGCTTCTGGAGCGGCGCGGCGCCCGGGGCCGGCTCCTTCGTCGAACTGGATCTGCGCGCCGAGCGGCCGCTGGGCGCCGTACGGCTGGCGATGGGCAAGAGCGGCAGCCCGGACGACTACCTGCGGCACGGCGTCCTGGAGTACTCCTCGGACCACGAGAACTGGCACCCGCTGGCCGCGTTCGACCAGCGGGCGGAGGTCCGCGCCGAGCCGCCGGCCGGGACCTCGGCCCGGTACGTCCGTGCCCGGGCCACCCGGGCGCAGGACACCTGGCTGGTGGTGCGGGAGTTCACGGTGGCCGGGGCCGGGGCGGCGGCGGTGGCCGGCGGCCCGCCCGCGGCACCGGGCAGCGCGCTGCGGTCGGCGGGGGACGGCGACCCGGCGACGGCGTACCGGGCGGCGCGGGCGGCGCAGCCGGGCGAGGCGCTGGAGTTCACCCCGGACGCGCCCCGCGCGGCACGCTCCGTCACCGTGCTGCGGCCACAGGGGGCGCCTGCCGGTGCGGCGGACGTCGAGGTGCGGACCGGCGGCGCCTGGCGCGGGATCGGCACCCTGTCCGGGGCCTGGACGCGGCTCGGCGCGGGCGGCGGCGCCGTCGGGGGCGTGCGTCTGGTCTGGCGGGCCGGGCCGGCGACACCCGAGGTCAATGAGGTGATTCTGCGCTGA
- a CDS encoding amino acid permease: protein MSRTSTRSSQAAPQDAQNSESVLSHGLKQRHLSMIALGGVIGAGLFVGSGVGIAAAGPAIVLLFAGTGALVMLIMRMLGEMSAARPSTGSFSVHAEEELGSWAGATSGWMYWLMLCAGVAAEATAAGTIMHSWVPFVPAYGWVAVFMVFFCASNLTAVKNFGEFEFWFSAVKVTAIVAFLVLGVLGILGVFGDAPGTHHLTGHGGFFPTGAAGLAAGLLTTISGFAGLETVTIAAAESDNPSRNVARAVRTAVWRIAVFYIGSMAVVVTLVPWNNPRVATDGPYVTVLDRLGIPAAGTIMQIVVLVALLSAMNANIYGSSRMAYSLVNRGQGPRLLAKVTRGVPAAAVVASCLFGFAAVIAGIIWPTTVFAWLLNIAGCSVLVVWSIVCLTQLRMRRRLERESPDLLLVRMWGFPYLTWLALAAILGVFAVMAGSSDGRQQLLGTAVVASALAGAGHLKQRRDRRATAQT, encoded by the coding sequence ATGAGTCGGACTTCCACCCGGTCATCCCAGGCCGCCCCGCAGGACGCGCAGAACAGCGAGTCCGTGCTGTCGCACGGCCTCAAGCAGCGCCATCTCTCGATGATCGCGCTCGGCGGGGTCATCGGCGCGGGGCTCTTCGTCGGCTCCGGCGTCGGCATCGCCGCGGCCGGACCGGCCATCGTCCTGCTCTTCGCGGGAACCGGCGCGCTGGTCATGCTGATCATGCGGATGCTCGGCGAGATGTCCGCCGCCCGGCCCTCCACCGGCTCGTTCTCGGTGCACGCCGAGGAGGAACTCGGCTCCTGGGCAGGGGCCACCTCGGGCTGGATGTACTGGCTGATGCTCTGCGCCGGCGTGGCCGCCGAGGCCACCGCGGCGGGCACGATCATGCACAGCTGGGTGCCGTTCGTCCCCGCCTACGGCTGGGTGGCGGTCTTCATGGTGTTCTTCTGCGCCAGCAACCTGACCGCGGTCAAGAACTTCGGCGAGTTCGAGTTCTGGTTCTCCGCCGTCAAGGTCACCGCGATCGTCGCCTTCCTGGTGCTGGGCGTGCTCGGCATTCTCGGGGTCTTCGGCGACGCGCCCGGCACCCACCACCTCACCGGCCACGGCGGCTTCTTCCCGACCGGCGCCGCCGGACTCGCCGCCGGCCTGCTGACCACCATCTCCGGCTTCGCCGGTCTGGAGACCGTCACCATCGCGGCGGCCGAGTCCGACAACCCGAGCCGGAACGTGGCGCGTGCCGTCCGCACCGCCGTCTGGCGCATCGCCGTCTTCTACATCGGCTCCATGGCCGTGGTCGTCACCCTGGTGCCGTGGAACAACCCGAGGGTCGCCACGGACGGCCCGTACGTCACCGTCCTCGACCGGCTCGGCATCCCGGCCGCCGGCACGATCATGCAGATCGTGGTCCTGGTGGCACTGCTCTCCGCGATGAACGCCAACATCTACGGCTCGTCGCGGATGGCGTACTCCCTCGTCAACCGGGGCCAGGGGCCGCGCCTCCTGGCCAAGGTCACCCGGGGCGTGCCCGCCGCGGCCGTGGTGGCGTCCTGCCTGTTCGGCTTCGCCGCCGTGATCGCCGGGATCATCTGGCCGACCACGGTCTTCGCCTGGCTGCTGAACATCGCCGGCTGCTCGGTGCTGGTCGTCTGGTCCATCGTCTGCCTCACCCAGCTGAGGATGCGCCGCCGCCTGGAGCGCGAGAGCCCCGACCTGCTCCTGGTGCGGATGTGGGGCTTCCCCTACCTGACCTGGCTCGCGCTCGCCGCCATCCTCGGCGTCTTCGCCGTCATGGCCGGCAGCTCCGACGGCCGGCAGCAACTCCTCGGCACCGCCGTCGTGGCCTCGGCGCTGGCCGGCGCGGGCCACCTCAAGCAGCGCCGCGACCGACGGGCCACCGCCCAGACGTAG
- the allB gene encoding allantoinase AllB, whose protein sequence is MSETELVLRSTRVVTPQGTRAASVAVTGGTITAVLPHDAEAPAGARVRDFGDDVLLPGLVDTHVHVNDPGRTEWEGFWTATRAAAAGGVTTLLDMPLNSLPPTTTAAHLDTKRAVARPKAHIDVGFWGGAVPGNVKDLRPLHDAGVFGFKCFLSPSGVDEFPELDQEQLAAALGEIAGFDGLLIVHAEDPGHLGAAPAPHGPKYADFLASRPRASENDAIAGLIALARRLDARVHVLHLSSSDALPLIAAARREGVRITVESCPHFLTLTAEEIPDGATEFKCCPPIREAANQDALWEGLADGTIDCVVSDHSPSTADLKTADFGAAWGGISSLQLGLPAIWTEARKRGHTLDDVVRWMATAPAALAGLDRKGAIEPGRDADFAVLAPEETFTVDPQALQHRNKITAYAGKTLHGVVRSTWLRGRQINDGTALTEPTGTLLERPRRP, encoded by the coding sequence GTGTCCGAAACAGAGCTGGTGCTGCGCTCCACACGCGTCGTCACCCCGCAGGGGACGCGCGCCGCGTCCGTCGCCGTCACCGGCGGCACGATCACCGCGGTGCTGCCGCACGACGCCGAGGCCCCGGCCGGGGCGCGGGTACGGGACTTCGGCGACGACGTCCTGCTGCCCGGCCTCGTCGACACCCACGTCCACGTCAACGACCCCGGCCGCACCGAATGGGAGGGCTTCTGGACCGCCACCCGCGCGGCCGCGGCCGGCGGTGTCACCACCCTCCTGGACATGCCGCTCAACAGCCTCCCGCCCACGACCACCGCCGCCCACCTCGACACCAAGCGCGCGGTCGCCCGCCCCAAGGCCCATATCGACGTCGGCTTCTGGGGCGGTGCCGTGCCCGGCAACGTCAAGGACCTGCGCCCGCTGCACGACGCCGGCGTCTTCGGCTTCAAGTGCTTCCTGTCGCCCTCCGGCGTGGACGAGTTCCCCGAGCTCGACCAGGAGCAACTGGCCGCCGCCCTCGGCGAGATCGCCGGATTCGACGGCCTGCTGATCGTGCACGCCGAGGATCCGGGCCACCTGGGCGCGGCCCCCGCGCCGCACGGCCCGAAGTACGCCGACTTCCTCGCCTCCCGCCCCCGCGCCAGCGAGAACGACGCCATCGCCGGACTGATCGCACTCGCCCGGCGGCTCGACGCACGGGTGCACGTCCTGCACCTGTCCTCCAGCGACGCGCTGCCGCTGATCGCCGCCGCCAGGCGCGAGGGCGTACGGATCACCGTCGAGTCCTGCCCGCACTTCCTGACCCTGACCGCCGAGGAGATCCCGGACGGCGCGACGGAGTTCAAGTGCTGCCCGCCGATCCGCGAGGCCGCCAACCAGGACGCCCTCTGGGAGGGGCTGGCCGACGGCACGATCGACTGCGTCGTCTCCGACCACTCGCCCTCCACCGCCGACCTCAAGACCGCCGACTTCGGCGCGGCCTGGGGCGGCATCTCCTCCCTCCAGCTCGGCCTGCCCGCCATCTGGACCGAGGCGCGCAAGCGCGGCCACACCCTCGACGACGTCGTGCGCTGGATGGCCACCGCACCGGCCGCGCTCGCCGGTCTCGACCGCAAGGGCGCCATCGAGCCCGGCCGGGACGCGGACTTCGCGGTCCTCGCCCCCGAGGAGACGTTCACCGTCGACCCGCAGGCCCTCCAGCACCGCAACAAGATCACCGCGTACGCCGGGAAGACCCTGCACGGCGTCGTACGCTCCACCTGGCTGCGCGGCCGCCAGATCAACGACGGCACCGCCCTGACCGAGCCCACCGGCACCCTGCTCGAACGGCCGCGGCGGCCCTGA
- a CDS encoding thiaminase II/PqqC family protein produces MARPAPDAPRPTAAAVLDDAVRSLAPDTDANRLVARIEEGAAPRSVFATLALEQHHVISADRVSFQHLARRADGDPPVADFFDLLAQGEALAMKQLAGLADACELSEREIAEYQPRPGCQAYPSYAARLALGGEPTDVAIALTANFAAWGRCCAVVETAMRDRYAFPEEACGFFGFFAGPAPDVGERARAAVQHGLDTGQAEPATAHRYGRLLQAYELMFWNSVAD; encoded by the coding sequence ATGGCCCGTCCTGCGCCCGATGCCCCCCGCCCCACCGCGGCCGCCGTGCTCGATGACGCGGTCCGTTCCCTCGCCCCCGACACCGACGCCAACCGGCTGGTCGCGCGGATCGAGGAGGGTGCGGCGCCGCGCTCGGTGTTCGCCACCCTCGCCCTCGAACAGCACCATGTGATCAGCGCGGACCGGGTCAGCTTCCAGCACCTGGCGCGGCGGGCGGACGGCGACCCGCCCGTGGCCGACTTCTTCGATCTGCTCGCCCAGGGCGAGGCGCTGGCCATGAAGCAGCTCGCCGGGCTGGCGGACGCGTGCGAGCTGAGCGAGCGGGAGATCGCGGAGTACCAGCCGCGGCCCGGCTGCCAGGCGTATCCCTCGTACGCGGCGCGGCTCGCCCTCGGCGGCGAGCCGACCGATGTGGCGATCGCGCTGACCGCCAACTTCGCGGCGTGGGGCCGCTGTTGCGCGGTGGTCGAGACCGCGATGCGGGACCGGTACGCCTTCCCCGAGGAGGCGTGCGGGTTCTTCGGCTTCTTCGCCGGCCCCGCACCCGACGTCGGGGAGAGGGCGCGCGCGGCGGTGCAGCACGGCCTCGACACCGGCCAGGCGGAACCGGCCACGGCGCACCGCTACGGCCGCCTGCTCCAGGCGTACGAGCTCATGTTCTGGAACTCGGTCGCCGACTGA